The sequence below is a genomic window from Ipomoea triloba cultivar NCNSP0323 chromosome 10, ASM357664v1.
TAGCTGGAGATGAACAAAACCTTTGTGTTCAAACCCAACATCTCTGCTTGTTGAAGTAGAAAGATGAGGAATAACAAATGCATCTTGTGAAAAGTCTAAGGCTTGTAGTTGACTTTGTGATCAAAGCACAAGTATCTCCGCTTGTAGTTGGAGTGATATACTAGTGGAAACCTATTAAAGAATTCTAAGGGAAGAGTGGTTAGGCCGAGTTGGCTGAACCACTGTAAAATTCTTATCACTCATTTACTTTATGCACTGCAAGCTTATACACCCTCCTTTCCCTTTATGCACTGCAAGCTTATACACCCTCCTTTCCCTTCTAGACATCGATCCTGTGGTAATTTAAGATTAGGCTAGGGTCACTCAATTGGAcaataatgcacatgggccaaaccacactaaaagattgaatccaactaattagctagtctaacccattgCCTTATAACCCCATATTTTCaatcttattttttcaaatgtgggactcttaacattCCCCTTCAAGTGGAAAACCATGCCATTTTGTATCTAACCGGTAGACCACTTGAATTGGACCAGATTTTCCCCTGAAACAAAAGCTCTAGACGCCATCAAAATGGACCGAACAAGCAGGCTTACAAAAGTTTGGACATGACACCACCAATACCCATAACCAGGTGAATACGAAATGAACCGAACAGGCTCTGAtacaatgttataatttaagattgggcTATGGTCACTCAATTAGACTATAATTCACATGGGCCAAATCacattaaaagattgaatccaaccaattagctagtctaacacATAGCCTTATAACCACatattttctctcttattttttcaatgtgaCACTCTTCAAATTCCCAAAACCCTTCGAGAGTAACAAGTGGTATCACAGTAGTAACCTTTATAGGGTCAACTCTCTAATTGCTAGGTGAATCTCAATTacaaatctttatatataataaagaagCAGGAAATAACCAATGAAATCCTTGCCTTTTCCTGACAAACAAAAACGTCaccattttgaattttttttagtagaaacgatatcgttttctattttttcctattactttttatccaaaaaaaagaaaaaccgATAATGTTTTCCAATTTCTTTTTCCCTATTTTGATTCTAATTTTCAGTTGAGGTAACATgttttacctttaaaaatctcaattttcaatgctaattattactatttgataaaaatattcattGATTGACAGGTAATTAATTAGTATCATTTACCAATGTAATGTTTTGTTTTACAAGTTATGTACAACACAAGCAAGCGTGCTAAAAATAAAGAttacatatttttgaaattgaGGATAAGGGATCTATTCAAGCAGTAGTAAGATTCttatcatatttctttatttcaatGTGTTCtataaaaattttcatattgtGGTTATGTTGAGTAATAGGGaagttttgatatatttaatttttttgaggaaagttttgatatatttaatattcatATAATTTTGACATGTAGTTCTCATGAGTTGATTACGCCATAATGGATATTGATCTAGTGTGTTCTGAATGGGAAAATTGTGTATCAAGTCATATAGTGTAGGAATGCATTTGATGAGAATTTTGTGAACTATTTAGACTTGGAGACTGTGTACAACATAGTACGATGAAGTAGATGATCATGTAAATTGTTATgcatatattttgaaatatttaactttttatttgtattatgaTGCTTTTTACGTCTTGTATTTATGATGTTTAGATaatctattattattacatattatgtttaaaatcaaaacattttAAAGGCAATGGATTGTGAACCATCGTTGTCATTggttacaacaacaacaattttaaaCCAATgtcttatcttaataataaataCCAGCAAAGACAACATATATAGAacaatggaaaaaaaatcattgtctttagcataaaaacaacaattaaaaaatcACTCTCTTTGTGTGAAAGAAATTTTAACAACAATTTTTCCACTAAAAAGACAATGGTTAATAACattgtgtttaatttaaaagacaacggttaaaactgttgtctttacACCAAGATCTTCAACAACTCCTATatcaacaacattttcaatGATAAAGACAATAGTTTAAAACTGTTGTCATTAACAACAAAGACAATtgttaaaaattcatttttctttgaGTAGGTCTTTAACAACACTGACTTCAATAcaagtcatttccatttttgattCCACTATTATTGGTGCATTGTCAATTTttgtccacttcattaatttttgccacattgcgaccagtcttatttagtccttgccacttttagtccactgttaAAATTTTCGCCAAATGGTCGTCTAAAATATggatattttgatcttttcatgctttgatcatctccttgacccttttcagtggttttccttacacattttcatccaatgaagaggtccggggaaaaccatgtgagccacattacaaagtcatagctttcgtcggacctctttattggatgaaaatgtcTAAGGAAAatcactgcaaagggtaaagaagattatcaaagcatgaaaagatcaaaatacttCTGTTTTGGACTGTCATTACCGACATtgtatgttttaaataatttaaaaaaaaattaaaaaattttctaaataattttttttttaaaaaaaatcatatatagcCTAAGTTAAAGCCAAAATCCTCATATATCGccacaacacacacatataactcCAGCGTGTCTGTAGACTGTAAACAAACTTCCTTCCCTCCCTCCTCACCATCGCCCTGTACTGATACCTCGCCCGCACCGATTCAGAGCCTCAGAGCTTGCGTCAGTATGGTGATCCTCAGAGCTTGCGGCAGCCACATATAGAAGAAAATGGCTACCAATCTGCTCGTGTAAGAGCACGTTCATACTCTCATTCTCTAACAAGAAGACAACTtcgccgccaccgccgccgtGACTGAGAGCGCCTTTATCCTGAACAGCAACTACTGTAACAGCAAAGACCAgtacgatgatgatgatgatgaagaataaCAGCAGCAACAATGGGAAGAAGTCGGCTGATCTGTTCGAAGAAAGACCGGCACAGCAAGCTCGTTCACACTGGATGTGCTGCAAGCCTGCAACAGAACTTGGCTGAGGGAAATCAGAAGTCGACTGATCCAAAAGCTTGTTCACGCTGAGGCTGAGGATATTCACACTCCAAACACTTCCGTTCCAGATTTCAAGACCGATCCATGTGCTCCATAGAGCTTCTGTTCCAGATTTCAAGATGCGACTGAGCTTCCGTTCCGTTCTCTGTGCTATCCACGCTGCTATGGAGAAATATCGGgtacagtttttttttataattaaaacgAGATCCGGCGTCGATTTTAATAAAAAACCCGACGTTGtatctctatttaaaaaaaaaaaacacaagataACGTCGTATGTacgtattttaaaaattaaaataatatacgacgtcgattttttaaaaccgacgttgtataatttatttataatggcTGCCAGAACTACGTCGCCAAAAAACTGACGTCGTATGTCCAAAATAATCGACgttaaaaggtatttttgtagtagtggtTCATTTAGTATTCTCTgctaggggtggaaataggctaggccgagctgagctttagaaatttaggcATGGGCCTGTTATAGAAATCTAAAGCCGGAGCATGAGCCTGtgcctgtatgtaggcttttttttaggctTAAGCCTAAGCTTACAGTTGGCCTAGTCTGGcctaaagcctttttaaaagcctatttaacatatagacttttaaaaagacTTCAAAGTAGATCATAAATAGACTTTGAGCATATTTAAGCCCTACATTTTTaagccttttaaagtatacatgtaaaaaatttacaaaaaatacctaTGTTCAAATTGTATTATTctttgttatcctatataatatcataaataataaacaatcaactcacataattaagttgcgatatttcattaaatattatgacaataagaacagttaataaaaaaattaaacaataagaatacatacagcaggattagcagcaatgtttatagttgaatcataatttagaatgagattttagaggtggagggttagagtttggtaattatatatacttgggattatattgtaaatataaaaatatatattaggtataaaatagaatatatatatatatatatatatatatatatatatatatatataggctaggCCTGTAGGCCGAGCCTAGTATATATAGgccgggttgttatgccgtggacccagatccaccttgcaaggtggacctgggtctacattcacatacactatactctatattcacaatttataaactccacattcacacattacaggattatatgtttagtaactatattacaactgttatgcattcacacattcaaaactctatattcacaggtcctatactccacattcacaacttgagaactccacattcacacattacagggctacaagttgttagaacttcttaactctattacagattcacacatgcataactctacattcacgatttctatactccatattcataatttgaaaccttcacattcacacatttctaggcaactctacattcacacaatcataaatctatattcacgatttctatactctacattcacacatttttggacttgcgtccacagcataatttgccatataGGCCTGAcctgtttagtttaataggctTTTGAAATTGGCTCAATACTGACCTTTCTACTAAACGAGTTAGGCCTAATAACTAGGCATTAATTAGGCCAGACATAGGCTCCTACAGGGGGCCTAGCCTATTCCACCCCTATTCTCTGCCGCCCAAATTACCAATAGTTTCATCTCACAAATATAAATGTTGactaagaaatttaattaattacacaaaatattagattttggaattaggatttaaaaaaaaaggtattgaaattagaaatatgggaaaatgacactttttccccctatgttatgtgcttatagcactttttcgccctgtgttattaaagtggcagtttttcctcCTGAAATGTtgaattgacattgttacccttaaaaataattatttcatttatttttcttctccaacaaattattacttatatgtatggatgatcacgattcggttcgaacctaaccaaacactgtaacaatcatgccgaaatagtatggacgattCTGGTTACGATTAAGAAccgaaaaaatataataaaattaaataattgttgaaccgtgaaccagAACTttaccacagtcatatatagtaaaaatgatcaaacacttattttgataaatcggtacagttcggttccaatttcgattttgaaccggcaatcaaaacttatttatttatttatttttataattttatttctaatttaaaaatagtctaaattcaacaattattttattttatttttttcggttctgaatcgtaaccgtaaccgtctatattatttaagttcaattgctacagtgttcgattaggttcgtatcgaactgtgatcttccatacatattagtaataattggttggagaataaaaataaatgaaatggttatttttaagggcaaaaatgttaatttaatattacaagggagaaaactatcacttttaaaataactgagggggaaaaactgccactttaataacacaggggagaaaagtgctataagcacataacataggggaaaaagtgtcattttctctagaaatattatgtaaattaaattaaattaaattaaataactatttaaaaatttaaaagtaaaaatatttataaaaaaacaaaaaacaaaacaaaaacagagcAACCCAAATTACCAAAAAACTAGCAAAACTAAAGCTTCCAAAATTAATAACACCACTACAATGCCAAAACTACCCCCACCAGACTTATGTTTACACGCATAACCCAAAACTAACCAAATATTAACATTAATCTCGCACCATTCAACATTACAATCCAACGCACACCAATTGTCGTCAtcatcctctatatatataaagaaaagatGTGTAATGTTGGCGTATTTATTCGATATGCTCACCCTCATAGCTAGGACCTATGTacatagtatgtatatatataaagaaaagatGTGTAATGTTGGCACATTTAATTTATTCGATCTGCCCACCCTCATTAGGACCCTATGTACATAGTATGTATATACCAAACACCCATACCGAATTTCTAGTGGTAGCCTGCATTTAACTTGTTGTCCACAAGAAAGTGCTTAACTGCctactatatataaaacatgCAAATTCAATCCTTAAGAACTCGATCGCAGAGCCATGAAGATATTGAAGATGAACAGTAATACGAagctttttttgttttcatgcTTTCTGGTTTTCCAACCCCTTTGTTCGGTCTCTTATGCCGGCACCGATCCCATCTACGACGAGTTTGTGGGGTGTCTATCCACCACCGGCGATAACGCAATTTCTAAAGACACGGTTTCCAAAATTGTGTATAACCAAGTGAATCCCAAGTTCACTTCCGTTTTAGACGCCTATATTCGAAACCGGTTGTTCAACACCTCCGAAACTCGCAAGCCCACAATCATCGTCACCCCCACGGAGGAATGTCAGGTTCCCGCGGTGGTTTTGTGCGCCGAGAAAGCGAAAATTCAGATCAAAATACGGAGCGGCGGGCATGATTATGAGGGGCTCTCGTACGTCTCGTCTGTGTCGTTTATTGTTTTGGACATGTTTAATCTTAAATCAATAGAGATTGACGTTGCCGGAGAGACGGCGTGGGTGCAGGCGGGGGCCACATTAGGCGAGCTATATTACCGGATTTCCGAGAAGAGCCCGGTTCATGGATTCCCGGCGGGGGTTTGCCCCACCATCGGCGTCGGCGGACACATCACCGGCGGGGGGTACGGCAACATGATCCGCAAGTACGGGTTGAGCTCCGACCATGTTTTGGACGCGCGGATTGTGGACGTGAAAGGCAGAATTCTGGACGGGAAAGCCATGGGGGATGACCTCTTCTGGGCGATCAAAGGCGGCGGCGCCGGCAGCTTTGGCGTCATCTTGGCTTACAAAATCAAACTCGTTCCGGTGCCCCGAAAAGTGACATATTTCTCGCTACAATTTACAGGGGAAGAAGCCATGGACGTGTTCTCGAAATACCAGGAGGTGGCTTCCATTATTGACAATAATCTCTTCATAAGAGCCACTCTGAAAGCCGGCAAAAATAGCAGCGCCACTGAAATGAACGCCATCGCTCAATTCCTCGGCGATTCCAAGACACTTATTTCCATTACCGACGAGCATTTCCCGGTTTTGGGACTCAAACAGGAAAACTGCATCGAAATAACATGGATCCAATCAATTCTTCAATGGTATGGCTTCCCCTATACCACCACCAACCCAGATTTTCTCCTCAACAGAAACCCCAATAGCGCGGTTTTCTTCAAGAGAAAATCCGATTACTTACACAAACCAATCCCCAAACAGGGATTAGAATCTCTGTTCAAGAAAATCGCAGAACTGGGAAGCTCCG
It includes:
- the LOC116033018 gene encoding berberine bridge enzyme-like 21 yields the protein MKILKMNSNTKLFLFSCFLVFQPLCSVSYAGTDPIYDEFVGCLSTTGDNAISKDTVSKIVYNQVNPKFTSVLDAYIRNRLFNTSETRKPTIIVTPTEECQVPAVVLCAEKAKIQIKIRSGGHDYEGLSYVSSVSFIVLDMFNLKSIEIDVAGETAWVQAGATLGELYYRISEKSPVHGFPAGVCPTIGVGGHITGGGYGNMIRKYGLSSDHVLDARIVDVKGRILDGKAMGDDLFWAIKGGGAGSFGVILAYKIKLVPVPRKVTYFSLQFTGEEAMDVFSKYQEVASIIDNNLFIRATLKAGKNSSATEMNAIAQFLGDSKTLISITDEHFPVLGLKQENCIEITWIQSILQWYGFPYTTTNPDFLLNRNPNSAVFFKRKSDYLHKPIPKQGLESLFKKIAELGSSEFTLNPYGGKMGEIPAGETPFPHRAGTLFKIQYAETWMKEEAGDKYGKQLRELHSLMTPYVSSEPREAFLNYRDIELGTNDNGPRRYEEAKVYGHMYFKNNFDRLVKVKTAVDPDNFFWNEQSIPPLSAVQ